A genomic window from Candidatus Bathyarchaeota archaeon includes:
- a CDS encoding DUF1385 domain-containing protein produces the protein MRSKDNVVICVRQPNDEIVTQKQKLSSVTQKYSFLNLPFIRGVVALIETMYTGIKGIYFSANAAFGDDEEVNLSSKEIALIVGVAICLSVLLFSVTPFFLTSLLGLGTGVVFNVAEGIIRLSFLLGYLFFVSQIKDFKRILQYHGAEHTAINAYEAGVEMNVENVRSYSRFHARCGTSFLLIVTVISILFFSLVSSPDYLTRLSYRVILVPVISSVSYEVLRISDRYKNSPIVKAIVAPGLLLQRFTTRQPDDKMIEVAITAVKEVETMQRACE, from the coding sequence ATGCGTTCCAAAGACAACGTAGTAATTTGTGTTCGGCAACCTAACGACGAAATCGTAACCCAAAAACAAAAACTAAGCTCTGTTACCCAAAAATACAGTTTCTTGAACCTTCCTTTCATACGAGGGGTTGTAGCCCTAATTGAAACAATGTACACTGGAATCAAAGGCATATATTTCTCTGCAAACGCCGCCTTTGGGGACGATGAAGAAGTTAACCTTAGTTCAAAAGAAATCGCACTTATTGTTGGTGTGGCTATTTGTTTGTCGGTGCTGTTGTTTAGTGTTACCCCGTTTTTCTTAACTTCGTTGCTGGGTCTTGGAACTGGAGTAGTTTTCAATGTTGCCGAAGGAATAATACGTCTCAGTTTCCTTTTGGGTTATTTGTTCTTTGTTTCCCAGATAAAAGACTTCAAACGAATCCTACAATATCATGGAGCAGAGCACACAGCAATCAACGCTTACGAAGCCGGAGTAGAAATGAATGTAGAAAACGTTCGGAGTTACTCCCGTTTTCACGCTAGATGCGGAACTTCATTTCTTCTTATTGTTACAGTAATCAGCATTCTGTTCTTTTCACTTGTTTCCAGTCCAGACTATCTAACACGCCTTTCTTACCGGGTTATTCTGGTTCCTGTTATCAGTTCAGTTTCCTACGAAGTTTTGAGAATCAGTGACAGATACAAAAACTCTCCAATAGTAAAAGCCATCGTGGCTCCGGGTTTGCTTCTTCAGCGGTTTACTACTAGGCAACCTGACGACAAGATGATTGAAGTTGCCATAACAGCTGTTAAAGAAGTTGAAACCATGCAGCGAGCATGTGAATGA
- a CDS encoding DUF2153 family protein: MEGRWVNDCQRILNEIKNSAKADGQDRLDMVRTIRFTILALQRSVTGWMQWADNPDIMAQFSLAELKEINQNLANLVCDFVDYDAKITGTQEQKIEKKLRKDVIKKPQKKDMFYVK, translated from the coding sequence ATGGAAGGAAGATGGGTTAACGACTGCCAACGGATCTTAAACGAAATTAAAAATTCTGCCAAGGCCGATGGACAGGACCGTTTGGATATGGTTCGAACAATCAGGTTTACAATACTTGCGTTGCAAAGAAGCGTAACTGGATGGATGCAATGGGCAGATAACCCAGACATTATGGCACAGTTTTCGTTAGCTGAACTAAAAGAAATCAACCAAAATCTCGCCAACTTAGTCTGCGACTTTGTAGACTATGATGCAAAAATCACCGGAACCCAAGAACAGAAAATCGAAAAAAAACTACGAAAAGACGTGATTAAAAAGCCACAAAAAAAGGACATGTTCTACGTCAAATAA
- the heR gene encoding heliorhodopsin HeR — MNSEERKKIIAKSPISFKYLKRFNTAAGILHLIQGIIMLVLGLQLEWSRDIYTFYMKLEITTTGSTPIFNAVPDPQILLNIGYLGAILASFPLISALAHFIIAYPKNKSYNENLRKGMNPYRWYEYAFSSSIMITLISLFLGIWDLWSLVMIFVLNAMMIMFGYLMEVINQKTEKTSWSAFILGSISGFTPWVVLYAYFIAAINSVGVEPPTFVYMILFIYFFVFNIFALNMVLQYKGVGKWKDYLYGERFYIILSFVAKTILSWLVFIGIFAPF; from the coding sequence ATGAATTCTGAAGAAAGAAAAAAGATTATTGCAAAATCACCGATTTCTTTCAAGTATCTCAAACGCTTCAACACTGCTGCTGGCATCCTCCATCTGATTCAAGGAATCATAATGCTGGTCTTGGGACTTCAACTCGAATGGTCCCGAGACATCTACACTTTCTACATGAAACTAGAAATCACAACTACAGGCTCAACCCCAATTTTCAATGCAGTGCCAGATCCACAAATACTATTAAATATAGGATATTTGGGAGCAATTCTTGCCTCGTTTCCATTGATTTCTGCCCTTGCACATTTCATAATAGCATATCCAAAAAACAAAAGCTACAACGAGAATCTCCGAAAAGGCATGAATCCCTACAGATGGTATGAATATGCATTTTCCAGTTCAATAATGATTACGTTGATTTCACTTTTCTTGGGAATCTGGGACTTGTGGTCATTGGTCATGATTTTTGTCCTTAATGCCATGATGATAATGTTCGGTTACTTGATGGAAGTAATCAACCAAAAAACCGAAAAAACAAGCTGGTCCGCATTCATTCTCGGAAGCATCTCCGGATTTACCCCATGGGTTGTGCTATATGCTTACTTTATTGCTGCCATAAATTCCGTGGGTGTAGAACCACCAACTTTCGTTTACATGATACTGTTCATTTACTTCTTTGTGTTCAACATTTTCGCCCTCAACATGGTCCTGCAATACAAAGGCGTTGGAAAATGGAAAGACTACCTATACGGAGAAAGATTCTATATCATACTCAGTTTCGTAGCAAAAACAATCCTGTCATGGCTAGTATTCATCGGGATCTTTGCACCATTCTAA
- a CDS encoding DUF371 domain-containing protein yields the protein MKSVTVAFFAHGHKNVISTHQTTVEVTKETELSKRGNCIVAVGSTNGAIDLPFEFKEAAKKEESKITIIIEADELKETITAKGSPQLQFTHLTDLVVRKSDYVCGRTLAIGADKASIDLSRKFVEKLQNPNQQVKVTLTVENY from the coding sequence ATGAAATCTGTAACTGTCGCGTTCTTTGCACATGGACACAAGAATGTAATTTCTACTCATCAAACCACAGTTGAAGTTACAAAAGAAACTGAACTCTCAAAACGGGGAAACTGTATCGTGGCTGTTGGTTCAACTAATGGTGCAATTGATTTGCCTTTTGAATTCAAGGAAGCCGCAAAAAAAGAAGAATCAAAAATAACAATAATAATTGAAGCTGATGAACTAAAAGAGACAATTACCGCAAAAGGAAGCCCCCAGTTACAGTTTACACATCTTACAGATTTAGTGGTTCGAAAAAGTGATTATGTATGTGGTCGAACCTTGGCCATTGGAGCAGACAAGGCCTCAATTGATTTGTCAAGAAAGTTTGTGGAAAAGCTCCAGAACCCAAATCAGCAAGTCAAAGTTACCCTGACTGTGGAAAATTATTGA
- a CDS encoding DUF357 domain-containing protein: protein MKIDDLITKYVRGAERVIKDIENIPDDVQLNSEEAKTVFDWAKRYLSDAKYYQEQGKLETSLTSVAYCEGLLDALRLLGAVEFTW from the coding sequence ATGAAGATTGATGATTTGATTACAAAGTATGTTCGGGGTGCTGAACGGGTTATCAAAGATATTGAAAATATTCCAGATGATGTGCAACTTAACAGTGAAGAGGCCAAAACTGTTTTTGATTGGGCGAAACGTTATTTGTCAGACGCCAAATACTACCAAGAGCAAGGAAAACTGGAAACAAGCCTTACTTCCGTTGCTTACTGCGAAGGGCTACTAGATGCCTTGCGCTTGTTAGGAGCTGTAGAGTTCACATGGTAA
- a CDS encoding FAD synthase: MVTKNKKTVLASGTFDLLHLGHVRFLEEAKKAGGKNAKLVVIVARDSTVEAQKGKTPVMPEDQRRALVESLKVVDEAILGWEDVSIEKVIDKIKPDIIAVGHDQYGTEKEVLKAITEKGVTIDVAKIGRFGKRELNSSSKIVRKIIESVNK; this comes from the coding sequence ATGGTAACAAAAAACAAAAAAACTGTTTTAGCCTCAGGAACCTTTGATTTGCTTCACCTAGGTCATGTACGGTTCCTAGAAGAAGCAAAAAAAGCAGGAGGTAAAAACGCCAAACTAGTTGTTATAGTAGCCCGAGACAGCACCGTTGAAGCCCAAAAGGGAAAAACCCCAGTTATGCCCGAAGACCAACGACGCGCCCTTGTTGAGTCCCTAAAAGTCGTGGACGAAGCAATACTAGGATGGGAAGATGTTAGCATCGAAAAAGTCATTGATAAAATTAAACCAGACATAATTGCAGTTGGTCACGATCAATATGGAACAGAAAAAGAAGTTTTGAAAGCAATAACAGAAAAAGGCGTAACAATTGACGTTGCCAAAATTGGTCGGTTTGGAAAAAGGGAACTGAATAGTTCTTCAAAGATTGTAAGAAAAATCATCGAGTCAGTAAACAAGTAG
- a CDS encoding class I SAM-dependent methyltransferase family protein has product MPESVSLVVPKKLGEKAIRLVTELDLFNRELQIQQTEKCLQIPLISEPSPAGLRELKTKLGTFNVSVCDFERKKQRLLPLDLLKNKLPLDLLELVPHAIDFVGDIAIVEIPEKLAEYKTLIGETILTAHKQTNTVLAKAGAIKGIYRIRDLEFLAGTNKTSTIYVEYGNTLHVDVAKAYFSPRLSNEHNRVASQVTPGETVVDLFAGVGPFVIPIAKNQKKVHVYAVDVNPDAVSLLEKNVKINRVQEQIVPLLGDARKVVKEQLYQKADRVIMNLPETAVEFVDVACEAIKPDGGVVHYYCFVYDSPKPLETAKTELEQAVKQNNRQVSKYLFAKTVREVAPYAWQVVVDAQIQ; this is encoded by the coding sequence GTGCCTGAATCTGTATCCTTAGTGGTTCCAAAAAAGCTTGGAGAAAAAGCAATTCGTCTAGTTACTGAACTTGATCTGTTTAACCGTGAACTACAGATTCAACAAACAGAAAAATGCCTGCAAATACCTCTAATTTCTGAACCCTCACCTGCGGGTCTCAGGGAATTGAAAACTAAACTGGGCACCTTCAATGTTTCTGTTTGCGACTTTGAAAGAAAAAAACAACGTTTATTACCCCTTGATTTGCTGAAAAACAAACTGCCTCTTGACCTTTTGGAGTTGGTTCCTCATGCTATCGATTTTGTGGGCGATATCGCTATTGTTGAGATTCCTGAAAAGCTTGCAGAATATAAAACCCTGATTGGAGAAACTATACTAACAGCTCATAAACAGACAAACACGGTTTTAGCAAAAGCAGGAGCCATCAAAGGGATATACCGAATACGGGATCTTGAATTTTTGGCAGGAACCAATAAAACCTCTACCATTTACGTAGAATACGGCAATACTTTGCATGTTGATGTTGCTAAAGCATATTTTTCTCCAAGGCTTTCAAATGAACACAACAGAGTAGCTTCCCAAGTAACCCCTGGTGAAACTGTGGTTGATCTATTTGCTGGAGTTGGACCTTTTGTTATTCCAATTGCAAAAAACCAAAAGAAGGTGCACGTTTATGCTGTTGACGTTAATCCTGACGCGGTGTCGTTGCTGGAAAAAAATGTTAAGATTAATCGGGTACAAGAACAAATTGTGCCTCTTCTTGGAGATGCCAGAAAAGTTGTAAAAGAACAGCTGTACCAAAAAGCAGACCGAGTAATCATGAACCTGCCCGAAACTGCCGTAGAATTTGTTGACGTAGCTTGTGAAGCAATTAAACCTGACGGGGGAGTTGTTCACTATTACTGTTTTGTTTACGATTCTCCTAAACCTTTAGAAACAGCAAAAACAGAACTAGAACAAGCAGTGAAACAAAATAACCGCCAAGTAAGCAAGTACCTTTTTGCAAAAACCGTTCGAGAAGTTGCACCTTATGCTTGGCAGGTAGTTGTGGACGCACAAATTCAATAA
- a CDS encoding helix-turn-helix domain-containing protein, with amino-acid sequence MKRKLLLSGKKNQMNTKDIAVFEDPELLKTVLNKLSWKILELLSQTEMYPMEVAKKLGIHEQKVYYHIRKMWKAGVIKVVREEEKKGAVAKYYKASFPAMGIELPFGNQKIAKLPIRNIDEKIKQFLCPLITDNMFDGKIVVGSPDPHGPFKAKARDGHYAAYLTLFLGQFVDLPEDFVVKLDVDVKAEKEEDNNLFLVGGPGTNLITQEFNKFLPINFNMIPSDHGFVLGGLVSEKTKKVYTADTMGLIAKIPNPFNKEKTVIILAGNKAVGTKACVIALTKFWQKCLKKFDQQEFATVIQGFDLDGDGKVDSIEVLE; translated from the coding sequence ATGAAAAGAAAGCTTTTGCTAAGCGGCAAAAAAAATCAAATGAACACCAAAGACATAGCCGTTTTCGAAGACCCCGAACTACTTAAAACAGTTCTAAACAAGCTGAGTTGGAAGATTTTGGAGCTTTTAAGCCAAACAGAAATGTACCCTATGGAAGTCGCCAAAAAACTGGGAATCCACGAGCAAAAGGTGTACTACCACATCAGAAAAATGTGGAAAGCTGGCGTAATAAAAGTCGTCAGAGAAGAAGAAAAGAAAGGGGCAGTAGCAAAATATTACAAAGCCTCCTTTCCAGCAATGGGAATTGAACTGCCTTTTGGTAATCAAAAAATTGCAAAGTTACCCATAAGAAACATAGACGAAAAAATCAAACAGTTTTTGTGTCCTTTAATTACTGATAACATGTTTGATGGAAAAATTGTTGTTGGAAGCCCTGATCCTCACGGTCCGTTTAAGGCTAAAGCACGGGATGGCCATTATGCGGCGTATTTGACTTTGTTTTTGGGTCAGTTTGTGGATTTGCCTGAAGATTTTGTGGTAAAACTGGATGTAGACGTGAAAGCAGAAAAAGAAGAAGATAACAACCTCTTCTTAGTTGGTGGACCAGGAACCAACCTGATCACCCAAGAATTCAACAAATTTTTGCCCATAAACTTCAACATGATACCCTCTGACCACGGCTTCGTTTTAGGGGGACTGGTTTCAGAAAAAACCAAAAAAGTCTACACCGCTGACACAATGGGATTAATCGCAAAAATCCCCAACCCGTTCAACAAAGAAAAAACAGTAATCATTCTCGCAGGCAACAAAGCAGTTGGAACAAAAGCCTGCGTAATTGCATTAACCAAGTTTTGGCAAAAATGCCTGAAAAAATTTGACCAACAAGAATTCGCAACAGTAATTCAAGGCTTTGACCTTGACGGCGACGGTAAAGTTGACTCAATAGAGGTTCTAGAATAA
- a CDS encoding pyridoxamine 5'-phosphate oxidase family protein, whose product MTKQEMWKLIHRQRLCRIAFKGNTYPYMAPFQYVVLDDALYFHFTDYGKKMKLIENDKHVCVEIEEYREDLSEYSFIVLRGTLKVVTDPTERINAINQLAKEGEQKLSPNFLPAHGFTKEDGWDALTPDNKLLVAVKLEHITQEIGLKSP is encoded by the coding sequence ATGACAAAACAAGAAATGTGGAAACTAATCCACAGACAACGTCTATGCAGAATCGCCTTCAAAGGAAACACTTACCCGTACATGGCACCTTTCCAATACGTAGTATTAGATGATGCATTGTATTTTCATTTCACTGATTACGGAAAAAAAATGAAACTCATCGAAAACGACAAACACGTATGTGTCGAAATCGAAGAATACCGCGAAGACCTTAGCGAATACAGCTTTATTGTGTTGCGTGGCACCCTAAAAGTAGTAACCGACCCAACAGAACGAATTAATGCAATCAATCAACTGGCAAAAGAAGGGGAACAAAAACTTTCGCCAAACTTTTTGCCTGCTCATGGCTTCACAAAAGAAGACGGATGGGACGCGTTAACTCCTGACAACAAATTGTTGGTTGCTGTAAAACTAGAACACATAACCCAAGAAATTGGACTAAAATCTCCTTGA
- a CDS encoding ABC transporter ATP-binding protein, with amino-acid sequence MIEVSELTKQFGAVHALTGLKFNVVPGEIYGLLGPNGAGKTTTIKAIMGLVEPSSGWVNVEGYNPVTNPIEVKSRIGYVAEKLILYESLSARDFFEFVASIRKIDQTSVNRIISQLGDAFDMSNYFDAPIATLSMGMKQKIALIAAFVHQPPVLLLDEPLSGLDAKTSRIVKDLLLLHAKRGGAVLFSTHIMEVAENICTRIGIIYQGKIVAEGTIDQLKTQTGNQSDTLEEVFLKLTNEENEIANKTRLLGEAFFQHETA; translated from the coding sequence TTGATTGAAGTTTCTGAGCTAACAAAACAGTTCGGGGCAGTTCACGCATTGACTGGACTAAAATTCAATGTTGTACCTGGAGAAATCTACGGTCTTTTAGGTCCAAATGGTGCCGGCAAAACCACGACCATAAAAGCAATTATGGGATTAGTTGAGCCAAGTTCTGGATGGGTTAACGTTGAAGGCTACAATCCTGTAACAAACCCAATTGAAGTAAAATCTCGAATCGGGTACGTAGCCGAAAAACTGATCCTGTATGAGTCCTTGTCTGCTCGTGACTTTTTTGAGTTTGTCGCATCTATACGAAAAATTGACCAAACATCAGTCAACCGCATAATATCCCAGCTTGGCGACGCTTTTGACATGTCAAACTATTTTGATGCCCCTATCGCTACTCTGTCGATGGGAATGAAACAAAAAATAGCCCTGATTGCTGCTTTTGTTCATCAACCACCTGTTCTTTTGTTGGATGAGCCCTTGAGTGGTCTTGACGCCAAAACCAGCCGTATTGTAAAGGATCTGCTGTTGTTGCACGCAAAAAGAGGCGGAGCGGTCTTGTTTAGCACCCACATCATGGAAGTTGCAGAAAACATCTGCACAAGAATCGGAATCATTTATCAAGGAAAAATCGTTGCAGAAGGAACTATAGACCAATTAAAAACTCAAACAGGAAACCAAAGCGACACCCTTGAAGAAGTGTTTTTAAAATTAACAAACGAAGAAAATGAGATTGCCAACAAGACTCGGCTCTTAGGGGAGGCATTCTTCCAACATGAAACTGCTTGA
- a CDS encoding DUF120 domain-containing protein, translated as MTLFEVGESNVDHLKLDLSSWKFFFTLYKLADLGASSRTVKVSTEYLAEKIGASQQTASRHLINLEKMGWITRTVTVDGCLTKLTPQGVSELKKLYSELRLIFESEYPPSITLEGVLFSGLGEGAYYVTKDGYRNQFVEKLGFDPYPGTLNVKITTDYDLKALSELEAYPAIELEGFKTESRTFGSVKCYPAIINNKVKGAVIYAMRSHYGSSVLEIVAPTFLRRHLDLKDGNKVKIEILINP; from the coding sequence ATGACCCTTTTTGAGGTAGGCGAATCTAACGTGGATCACCTGAAACTGGATTTGAGTTCTTGGAAGTTTTTCTTTACTTTGTATAAGTTAGCAGATTTAGGTGCGTCCAGTCGAACTGTTAAGGTGTCCACAGAATATTTAGCAGAAAAAATTGGGGCATCCCAGCAGACTGCTTCTCGTCATCTTATTAACTTAGAAAAGATGGGATGGATTACCCGAACCGTAACTGTTGATGGTTGTTTAACTAAACTTACTCCTCAAGGAGTTTCTGAGTTAAAGAAACTATATTCTGAACTGCGCTTAATTTTCGAGTCCGAGTATCCACCATCAATAACTTTGGAGGGTGTCTTATTCAGTGGTTTAGGAGAAGGAGCCTATTACGTAACTAAAGATGGATACCGGAACCAGTTTGTTGAAAAACTTGGGTTTGACCCTTATCCTGGAACCCTTAATGTCAAAATAACTACAGATTACGACTTGAAAGCCTTGTCTGAGCTTGAAGCGTATCCTGCTATAGAATTAGAAGGCTTCAAAACAGAGTCCCGAACTTTTGGATCAGTAAAATGTTACCCTGCAATAATCAACAATAAAGTCAAAGGGGCAGTAATCTACGCCATGAGAAGCCATTACGGTTCATCTGTTTTAGAAATTGTTGCACCAACATTTCTGAGACGACACCTAGACCTCAAAGACGGAAACAAAGTAAAAATCGAGATTCTAATAAATCCGTAA
- a CDS encoding ABC transporter permease codes for MRMEKAKLVFRKDWLEIKRNWQVILPIIIVPLMISVFIPVILTLIPSVVSGSEADLGGFIPLVENLPPSVQDQLTGMTELQVMIYVMALYFFAPFFLIIPLMASSVIASDSFAGEKERKTIEALLATPISDSELLFGKMLVSFIPSMIVTVISFILYTTIFDVLSFNLFNGMLLLPNLDWILLIFGLAPTVALASIGLTVIISAKVKGFREAQQISVILLLPILGLVFGQISGALIFGPAVIAILTAIFVAIDFVVFRVGVKMFKREEILAQLA; via the coding sequence ATGAGGATGGAAAAGGCAAAACTGGTTTTTCGAAAAGATTGGCTCGAAATCAAACGCAACTGGCAAGTAATTTTACCCATCATTATTGTTCCCCTCATGATTTCTGTGTTTATTCCCGTGATTTTAACCCTAATTCCTAGTGTTGTTTCTGGCTCCGAAGCAGATTTAGGCGGCTTTATTCCCTTAGTAGAAAATCTTCCCCCTTCTGTGCAGGATCAGCTTACGGGAATGACTGAACTTCAAGTCATGATCTACGTGATGGCCCTTTATTTTTTTGCCCCGTTCTTCCTAATCATCCCGTTGATGGCGTCAAGCGTCATTGCATCAGACAGTTTCGCAGGAGAAAAAGAACGAAAAACCATCGAGGCACTCTTAGCTACTCCTATCTCAGACAGTGAACTGTTGTTCGGAAAAATGCTAGTATCCTTTATTCCATCAATGATTGTAACAGTGATTTCCTTTATATTGTACACAACAATATTTGATGTGCTGTCTTTTAATCTGTTCAATGGCATGTTATTGCTGCCAAACCTTGACTGGATTTTACTAATCTTTGGATTAGCCCCAACCGTAGCTCTGGCAAGCATTGGATTAACCGTAATAATATCAGCAAAAGTCAAAGGATTCCGAGAAGCCCAACAAATCAGCGTAATCTTGTTACTTCCAATCCTAGGGTTAGTGTTCGGACAAATATCTGGCGCGTTAATCTTTGGACCCGCTGTTATCGCAATTCTCACAGCAATATTTGTTGCAATAGATTTTGTGGTTTTCAGGGTTGGAGTAAAAATGTTCAAGCGAGAAGAAATCTTGGCTCAACTAGCTTAG
- a CDS encoding ABC transporter ATP-binding protein, with amino-acid sequence MSVIEVENLTKKFGSFVAVNHLNFSIGEGEVFGLLGPNGAGKTTTIRMLAGLISSSEGSAKVKGYVINNDSLKVRETVGILTENPSLYEKLTAYENLDFFAQAYGLTEIVQKTQRIQELLEFFGLWERRNDKVATFSKGMKQKLALARALVHKPSIIFLDEPTSGLDPESSKEVRDLIAKLSYHEKSTILLCTHHLEDAEKLCSRVMIINKGTSVIVGTPDELRNKISGIPTVEVILETISPKLVKATKKVNDVKQVTVDEESCKLTITMENAQSGTPKIVKNLVEAEGLILGVKVVRASLEDVYLKLIKEEQK; translated from the coding sequence TTGTCAGTAATTGAAGTTGAAAATTTAACAAAAAAGTTCGGCTCCTTTGTAGCAGTTAATCACCTGAATTTTAGTATTGGCGAAGGGGAAGTTTTTGGTCTTTTAGGTCCAAACGGTGCAGGCAAAACGACAACAATTCGAATGCTTGCTGGACTGATTTCTTCCTCGGAAGGTTCAGCCAAAGTGAAAGGTTACGTGATTAACAATGACTCGTTGAAGGTGCGGGAAACTGTTGGCATTTTAACCGAGAACCCCAGCCTTTACGAGAAACTGACAGCTTACGAGAACCTGGACTTTTTTGCCCAAGCTTACGGGTTAACTGAAATTGTCCAGAAAACCCAAAGAATTCAGGAACTGCTTGAGTTTTTTGGATTATGGGAACGCAGAAACGACAAAGTTGCAACCTTTTCCAAGGGAATGAAACAAAAACTAGCCCTTGCACGAGCATTAGTTCACAAGCCTTCAATTATTTTTTTGGATGAACCCACCTCTGGTTTAGATCCTGAATCTTCCAAAGAGGTTCGAGACCTCATAGCAAAACTGAGTTATCATGAGAAAAGCACGATTTTGTTGTGCACTCATCACCTTGAAGATGCAGAAAAACTGTGTAGCAGGGTGATGATAATCAACAAAGGCACAAGCGTCATCGTGGGAACCCCTGACGAGCTCAGAAACAAAATAAGCGGAATTCCAACAGTTGAAGTTATTCTGGAAACAATCAGTCCCAAACTTGTTAAAGCAACAAAAAAGGTCAATGACGTAAAACAAGTAACCGTTGACGAAGAGTCATGTAAACTCACAATAACTATGGAAAATGCCCAATCCGGGACTCCAAAAATCGTAAAAAACCTAGTTGAAGCTGAGGGTTTGATTCTAGGGGTGAAAGTTGTTCGTGCGTCATTGGAAGATGTTTATTTAAAGTTGATCAAGGAGGAACAAAAATGA
- a CDS encoding diphthine synthase, with translation MKELVFVGLGLYDENDISLRGLKELKEADTVFAETYTSLMPGLSIKKLEEMIGKQIVIVPRRVLEEEDGELIFETAKKGKAAILVQGDPLIATTHVDLRITAKKLGIKTSVVHNASAASAVRGLSGLQNYKFGKSVTIPFPDRGIVPETPYKVIQENKKMGLHSMCYLDIKATEQRYLTVNEALKTLLELEKQKKEQVVTSKTLVVGVARAGSPEPTVKAGFIQEVVDFDFGAPPHTLIFPGRLHFMEAEALIALGDAPKQVLELA, from the coding sequence TTGAAGGAACTTGTGTTTGTCGGATTAGGATTATACGACGAAAACGATATTTCATTGCGAGGTCTTAAAGAACTCAAAGAAGCTGATACAGTTTTTGCTGAAACTTACACTAGCTTGATGCCAGGACTGTCCATTAAAAAACTTGAAGAAATGATTGGAAAACAAATCGTGATAGTCCCACGAAGAGTCTTAGAAGAAGAAGATGGGGAACTAATTTTTGAAACTGCAAAAAAAGGAAAAGCCGCAATTTTGGTTCAAGGAGACCCCCTGATTGCAACAACCCATGTAGATTTGCGGATTACTGCAAAAAAACTTGGAATAAAAACCAGTGTGGTACATAATGCATCTGCTGCTTCTGCAGTTAGGGGGCTATCGGGGTTACAAAATTACAAGTTTGGAAAATCAGTTACAATACCATTCCCTGACAGGGGTATTGTTCCTGAAACTCCTTACAAGGTTATTCAGGAAAACAAGAAAATGGGACTGCATAGCATGTGTTATTTGGATATCAAAGCAACAGAGCAAAGATATTTGACAGTTAATGAGGCTCTAAAGACGCTTTTGGAACTTGAGAAACAAAAAAAGGAGCAAGTTGTTACCTCAAAAACGTTGGTTGTAGGTGTTGCCCGAGCTGGCTCTCCTGAACCTACGGTTAAGGCAGGTTTTATTCAAGAAGTTGTTGATTTTGATTTTGGTGCGCCTCCTCATACGTTGATTTTTCCGGGAAGGCTTCATTTTATGGAGGCAGAAGCCCTTATTGCGTTAGGGGATGCTCCTAAGCAGGTTTTGGAGTTGGCTTAA